A genomic stretch from Desulfolutivibrio sulfodismutans DSM 3696 includes:
- a CDS encoding efflux RND transporter permease subunit: MNPSALFINRPVTTTLIMLGLLLFGIMAYNRLPVSDLPNVDFPTIQVTANLAGANPETMASAVATPLEKEFSTIAGIDSMTSANSLGSSKITLQFSLERDIDAAAQDVQAAITAAMRQLPSDMTTPPTYRKVNPADQPILYLAISSPTLRLSDVNEYAETLMAQRISMVNGVAQVMVYGSRKYAVRIQLDPEALASRQIGVDEVNSAIKSGNVNLPVGTVAGPQREYTVHSSGKLMNAEAYGPLVVAWRNGAPVRLNEVAKVFDSVEQPRRANWYNFTPAMVLAIQRQPGTNTVGVAQAVKDLLPEFRSQLPAAVNLDILFDRSDSIKDSVGEVKFTLMLTVGLVIMVIFLFLRNLTATLIPSLALPMSVVGTFAVMYQMGFSLNNISLMALTLAVGFVVDDAIVMLENIVRHMEQGKSPLQAAMDGSKEIFFTIVSMTISLAAVFLPVLFMGGVVGRLFHEFAVTISSAILISGFVSLTLTPMLCKLMLKPHGHGQKHGRFYRLMESVFEGMRRIYEKTLRATINHKLPVLLFSFLLVGASVYLFRIVPKGFVPSEDNGGLQAVVEGEQGIAIEAMVGHQKKLMDVISKDPSVQAFMSVVGAGGPNSAGNTGRLMIRLKPRDERPDHANEVMQRLRGKLSQVPGVRVFLQNPPPIKVGGMATKGQYQLTLQSPNIEELYREGSVLEERLRGLPLLQDVNSDLEIKNPQLNVTIDRDKASSLGISAYQIEDALATAYGNREVSTIYASNSTYKVMVELDPKYQANPDALALLYVRSKDGKLVTMDTLASWTVAAGPLSVNHSGQLPSVTLSFNLRPGVSLGDAVSTVEDVARQTLPDGISTAFQGEAQAFQSSFSGLWLLLAMAIVVIYIVLGILYESFIHPFTILSGLPSAGVGALLTLYVFGEDLNIYGFVGIIMLIGIVKKNAIMMIDFALEAQRAGKLDPAQAIFEGALVRFRPIMMTTMAALMGTLPIALGMGAGAEARRPLGLAVVGGLVVSQLLTLYFTPIYYIYLDRFQSWLGRLFGRKAKAKEAEAAG; this comes from the coding sequence ATGAATCCTTCGGCCCTTTTCATCAACCGCCCGGTGACCACCACCCTGATCATGCTGGGGCTTTTGCTGTTCGGGATCATGGCCTACAACCGGCTGCCCGTCAGCGATCTGCCCAACGTGGATTTTCCCACCATCCAGGTCACGGCCAACCTGGCCGGGGCCAACCCCGAGACCATGGCCTCGGCCGTGGCCACGCCGCTGGAGAAGGAATTCTCCACCATCGCGGGCATCGATTCCATGACCTCGGCCAACAGCCTGGGGTCCAGCAAGATCACCCTGCAATTCTCCCTGGAACGCGACATCGACGCGGCGGCCCAGGACGTGCAGGCGGCCATCACCGCGGCCATGCGCCAACTGCCGTCGGACATGACCACGCCGCCCACCTACCGCAAGGTCAACCCGGCCGATCAGCCCATCCTGTACCTGGCCATTTCCTCGCCCACGCTGAGGCTGTCCGACGTCAACGAATACGCCGAGACCCTGATGGCCCAGCGCATCTCCATGGTCAACGGCGTGGCCCAGGTCATGGTCTACGGGTCGCGCAAATACGCCGTGCGCATCCAGCTCGATCCCGAGGCCCTGGCCTCGCGGCAGATTGGGGTGGACGAGGTGAATTCGGCCATCAAAAGCGGCAACGTGAACCTGCCCGTGGGCACCGTGGCCGGGCCCCAGCGCGAATACACCGTGCATTCCAGCGGCAAGCTCATGAACGCCGAGGCCTACGGACCCCTGGTGGTGGCCTGGCGCAACGGAGCGCCCGTGCGCCTAAACGAGGTGGCCAAGGTCTTCGACAGCGTGGAGCAGCCGCGCCGGGCCAACTGGTACAACTTCACCCCGGCCATGGTCCTGGCCATCCAGCGCCAGCCCGGCACCAATACCGTGGGCGTGGCCCAGGCCGTCAAGGATCTGTTGCCCGAGTTCCGCTCCCAGCTCCCGGCGGCGGTCAACCTGGACATCCTTTTCGACCGTTCGGACTCCATCAAGGATTCCGTGGGCGAGGTGAAGTTCACCCTGATGCTCACCGTGGGCCTGGTCATCATGGTCATCTTCCTGTTCCTGCGAAACCTCACGGCCACGCTCATCCCGAGTCTGGCCCTGCCCATGTCCGTGGTGGGAACCTTTGCGGTCATGTACCAGATGGGATTCAGCCTCAACAACATCTCGCTCATGGCCCTGACCCTGGCCGTGGGGTTTGTGGTGGACGACGCCATCGTCATGCTGGAAAACATCGTGCGCCACATGGAGCAGGGCAAGTCCCCGCTCCAGGCGGCCATGGACGGCTCCAAGGAAATCTTTTTCACCATCGTGTCCATGACCATCTCGCTTGCGGCGGTGTTTTTGCCGGTGTTGTTCATGGGCGGCGTGGTGGGGCGGCTGTTTCACGAGTTCGCGGTGACCATTTCCTCGGCCATCCTGATTTCGGGGTTCGTGTCCCTGACGTTGACCCCCATGCTGTGCAAGCTCATGCTCAAGCCCCACGGCCATGGGCAAAAGCACGGCCGATTCTACCGGCTCATGGAGAGCGTGTTCGAAGGCATGCGCCGCATCTACGAAAAAACCTTGCGGGCCACCATCAATCACAAGCTGCCGGTGCTGCTCTTCTCCTTTCTGCTGGTGGGGGCCTCGGTCTACCTGTTTCGCATCGTCCCCAAGGGCTTCGTGCCCAGCGAAGACAACGGCGGCCTCCAGGCCGTGGTGGAAGGGGAGCAGGGCATCGCCATCGAGGCCATGGTCGGACACCAGAAAAAGCTCATGGACGTGATTTCGAAGGATCCGTCCGTACAGGCCTTCATGTCCGTGGTGGGGGCCGGCGGACCCAACTCCGCCGGCAACACCGGTCGGCTCATGATCCGCCTCAAACCCCGGGACGAGCGCCCGGACCACGCCAACGAGGTCATGCAGCGCCTGCGCGGCAAGCTGTCCCAGGTGCCGGGGGTGCGGGTGTTTCTGCAGAACCCGCCGCCCATCAAGGTGGGAGGCATGGCCACCAAGGGCCAATACCAGCTCACCCTGCAAAGCCCCAACATCGAGGAACTGTACCGCGAGGGCTCGGTCCTGGAGGAGCGGTTGCGCGGGCTGCCCCTGCTTCAGGACGTCAACAGCGACCTGGAGATCAAAAATCCCCAGCTCAACGTGACCATCGACCGGGACAAGGCCTCGTCCCTGGGGATTTCCGCCTATCAGATCGAGGACGCCCTGGCCACGGCCTACGGCAACCGCGAGGTGTCCACCATCTACGCCTCCAACAGCACCTACAAGGTCATGGTGGAGCTTGATCCGAAATATCAGGCCAATCCCGACGCGTTGGCGCTGCTCTACGTGCGCTCCAAGGACGGCAAACTGGTGACCATGGACACCCTGGCCAGTTGGACGGTTGCAGCCGGTCCACTTTCCGTCAACCATTCCGGACAGTTGCCGTCCGTGACCTTGTCGTTTAACCTGCGTCCCGGGGTGTCTTTGGGCGACGCGGTGTCGACGGTGGAGGATGTGGCCCGCCAGACGTTGCCTGATGGCATCAGCACCGCGTTTCAGGGCGAGGCCCAGGCCTTCCAGAGTTCGTTTTCGGGGTTGTGGCTGCTTCTGGCCATGGCCATCGTGGTCATCTACATCGTGTTGGGCATCCTGTATGAGAGCTTCATCCACCCCTTCACCATCCTGTCGGGGCTGCCCTCGGCGGGCGTGGGGGCGCTTTTGACGCTCTACGTGTTCGGGGAGGATTTGAACATCTATGGGTTCGTGGGCATCATCATGCTGATCGGCATCGTCAAGAAAAACGCCATCATGATGATCGACTTCGCCCTTGAGGCCCAGCGGGCCGGAAAGCTCGACCCGGCCCAGGCCATTTTTGAAGGCGCGCTGGTGCGGTTTCGGCCGATCATGATGACCACCATGGCGGCGCTGATGGGCACGTTGCCCATTGCGCTCGGCATGGGGGCCGGGGCCGAGGCCCGGCGTCCCCTGGGCCTGGCGGTGGTGGGGGGGCTTGTGGTGTCGCAGCTTTTGACGCTGTACTTCACGCCGATCTACTACATCTACCTGGATCGGTTCCAGTCGTGGCTGGGGCGGCTTTTCGGGCGCAAGGCCAAGGCGAAGGAAGCCGAGGCGGCGGGGTAG
- a CDS encoding bestrophin-like domain codes for MLNYLLTFGAIACISIAVPTMYLALKNRVARATEGKPACSVSGTIFSLFGSIYAFFIGFCIVTLWSTFNTAKMNLAEEANALLVASYISRNFNDSSGFRNAVAAYLESIVQDEWPSMDKENAMSAISKQHFDTVWDAFRALKPGDKEDNSLYVELGTTLMLSSKLRAARALSLSGNLYPPVWIIMIIGFVGICLELNATGAKNGMRKHVVESIAIFTILSCMYFIYDINTPFSGSVNISPQAVSTALERIEESAPTAGMK; via the coding sequence ATGCTCAATTATCTGCTCACATTCGGCGCGATTGCCTGCATAAGCATTGCCGTGCCCACAATGTATCTGGCCCTGAAAAACCGTGTCGCCAGGGCTACCGAAGGAAAACCCGCCTGCAGCGTCAGCGGAACCATCTTTTCCCTTTTCGGCTCGATCTATGCTTTTTTCATCGGATTTTGCATCGTGACCCTGTGGAGCACGTTCAACACCGCCAAGATGAACCTCGCCGAAGAGGCCAACGCCCTGCTCGTCGCCAGCTACATCTCCCGCAATTTTAACGACTCCAGCGGGTTTCGCAATGCCGTGGCGGCATATCTGGAAAGCATCGTGCAGGACGAGTGGCCGTCCATGGACAAGGAAAACGCCATGTCCGCCATTTCGAAGCAGCATTTCGACACGGTCTGGGATGCCTTCCGCGCCTTGAAGCCGGGAGACAAGGAAGACAATTCCCTCTATGTCGAACTCGGCACGACGCTGATGCTGTCTTCGAAACTGCGCGCGGCGCGGGCCTTGTCCCTGTCCGGGAATCTGTATCCGCCGGTGTGGATCATCATGATCATCGGGTTTGTCGGGATCTGCCTGGAACTGAATGCGACAGGGGCAAAAAACGGCATGCGAAAACACGTCGTGGAAAGCATCGCCATTTTCACTATCCTGTCGTGCATGTATTTCATCTACGACATCAACACCCCGTTTTCAGGGTCGGTGAACATTTCGCCCCAGGCCGTCTCCACGGCCCTGGAGCGTATCGAGGAATCCGCGCCGACAGCCGGTATGAAGTAA
- a CDS encoding ABC transporter substrate-binding protein — translation MPIARIPLLACALCLIAHCAAAAAPIKVAALYNTTGGMSSIDTPGLRGAKLAAKHMNAQGGVGGRPIELVVFDTASDPQAAAAAAGKALDAGVAAGIGYGDTNFVLAAAPLFMEKGVPFITSGATLPDLPKRLGANFFMVPFGDDDQAHAIADYAREDLGLKRVAVWTDMSMDFTTALSRYFEKRFRAKGGEVVLTDEFKAGDRDFSALVERLQKAEPKPDAVFVAAVPDEAGVIVKQIRQAGLKLPILSGDGFDTELVATVPGPDLAHGVYFSTHTFRGDARPKVQQFIADYRAEYGVAPESAFAALGYDAVMLVADACGRAGKGDTQTLRQALRGTRHFEGVTGRIDYSRKSGVPKKAVSIIAVTGGAYTVKEVWRPGR, via the coding sequence ATGCCCATCGCGCGTATCCCGCTTCTGGCCTGCGCCCTCTGTCTCATCGCCCACTGTGCCGCGGCGGCCGCCCCCATAAAGGTCGCCGCCCTGTACAACACAACCGGCGGCATGAGCTCCATCGATACCCCGGGCCTGCGCGGCGCGAAGCTGGCCGCCAAACACATGAACGCCCAGGGCGGCGTCGGCGGCAGGCCCATCGAACTGGTGGTCTTCGACACCGCCAGCGACCCGCAGGCGGCGGCCGCTGCGGCCGGGAAGGCCCTGGACGCAGGCGTGGCGGCGGGCATCGGCTACGGCGACACGAATTTCGTACTGGCCGCCGCGCCGCTTTTCATGGAGAAAGGCGTGCCCTTCATCACCTCCGGGGCCACGCTTCCTGACCTGCCCAAACGGCTGGGCGCGAATTTCTTCATGGTTCCCTTCGGCGACGACGACCAGGCCCACGCCATCGCCGACTACGCCCGGGAGGATCTGGGCCTGAAGCGGGTCGCCGTGTGGACCGACATGTCCATGGACTTCACCACGGCGCTTTCCCGCTATTTTGAGAAGCGTTTCCGGGCCAAGGGCGGCGAGGTGGTCCTGACGGACGAATTCAAGGCCGGGGACCGGGACTTTTCGGCCCTGGTCGAGCGCCTGCAAAAGGCCGAGCCAAAGCCCGACGCGGTGTTTGTGGCCGCCGTGCCGGACGAGGCCGGGGTGATCGTGAAGCAGATTCGCCAGGCCGGTCTGAAGCTGCCCATCCTGTCCGGCGACGGCTTCGACACCGAACTCGTGGCGACCGTTCCGGGACCGGATTTGGCCCATGGCGTGTATTTCTCCACCCACACCTTTCGCGGCGACGCCCGTCCTAAGGTGCAACAATTCATCGCCGACTACCGGGCCGAATACGGCGTGGCGCCGGAGAGCGCCTTTGCCGCCCTGGGCTACGACGCCGTGATGCTTGTGGCCGATGCCTGCGGCCGGGCCGGAAAAGGCGACACCCAGACCTTGCGTCAGGCCCTCCGCGGCACGCGGCATTTCGAGGGCGTGACCGGCAGGATCGATTACAGCCGCAAAAGCGGCGTGCCCAAAAAGGCCGTGTCGATCATCGCGGTGACGGGCGGGGCGTATACGGTCAAAGAGGTGTGGCGGCCGGGCAGATAG
- a CDS encoding amino acid ABC transporter ATP-binding protein — protein MSPANPIIRVENVSKHFDTVAALSEVDLFIEPGEKVVIIGPSGSGKSTLLRTINRLESITAGSIVVDGFDLYSPSVDINKVRMEVGMVFQSFNLFPHMTVLRNLTIAPQKLKKMPVAEAEAMARRLLEKVGIPDKADVFPVKLSGGQQQRVAIARALAMSPKIMLFDEPTSALDPEMIGEVLDVMAALAREGMTMVVVTHEMGFAREVADRIIFMDGGRIVEEAPPAKFFTAPEHPRTQKFLEQIL, from the coding sequence ATGTCACCCGCTAACCCCATCATCCGCGTCGAAAACGTCAGCAAGCATTTCGACACGGTGGCGGCCCTGTCCGAGGTGGACCTTTTCATCGAACCCGGAGAAAAGGTGGTCATCATCGGCCCCAGCGGCTCGGGCAAGTCCACGTTGCTTCGGACCATCAACCGCCTGGAAAGCATCACCGCCGGGTCCATCGTGGTGGACGGCTTCGACCTGTATTCGCCAAGCGTGGACATCAACAAGGTGCGCATGGAAGTGGGCATGGTCTTTCAGAGCTTCAACCTCTTCCCGCACATGACCGTGCTGCGCAATCTGACCATCGCCCCCCAAAAGCTCAAAAAAATGCCCGTGGCCGAGGCCGAGGCCATGGCCCGGCGGCTGCTTGAGAAGGTGGGCATCCCGGACAAGGCCGACGTGTTCCCGGTGAAGCTCTCGGGCGGCCAGCAGCAGCGGGTAGCCATCGCCCGGGCCCTGGCCATGAGCCCCAAAATCATGCTTTTCGACGAACCCACCTCGGCGCTCGATCCGGAGATGATCGGCGAGGTCTTGGACGTCATGGCCGCCCTGGCCCGGGAGGGCATGACCATGGTGGTGGTGACCCACGAAATGGGGTTCGCCCGGGAGGTGGCCGACAGGATCATCTTCATGGACGGCGGCCGCATCGTGGAGGAAGCCCCGCCCGCCAAGTTCTTCACCGCACCCGAGCATCCGCGCACGCAGAAGTTCCTGGAGCAGATCCTCTAG
- a CDS encoding amino acid ABC transporter permease has translation MNEDKKRSQDIKPVVIEVGDGAAIPSRGDRGLVSAWKLSFFFAVATLAYLLIFRPTPYVRLIKFLPDGILVTFQVTIFSILLAIVIGLLTGLGRISRNKVINLVASTYVEIVRGVPLLVQLFYIYYALGQFVKVPDMVAAVVAMSFCYGAYMGEVFRAGILSISHGQTEAARSLGFNRWQTMYYVILPQAWRTILPPVGNEFIALLKDTSLVSILAVSDLLRRGREFASESFLYFETYTLVALIYLIITLILSKLVSIMEERLSRHVTR, from the coding sequence ATGAACGAAGACAAGAAACGATCACAGGACATAAAACCCGTCGTCATCGAAGTCGGCGACGGCGCGGCCATTCCCTCCCGGGGCGACCGGGGGCTGGTGTCGGCCTGGAAGCTGTCCTTTTTCTTCGCCGTGGCCACCCTGGCCTATCTGCTCATCTTCCGGCCCACCCCCTATGTGCGGCTGATCAAATTTCTGCCCGACGGCATCCTGGTCACCTTCCAGGTCACCATCTTCTCCATCCTTTTGGCCATCGTCATCGGGCTTTTGACGGGACTTGGGCGCATCTCGCGCAACAAGGTCATCAACCTCGTGGCCTCCACCTATGTGGAGATCGTGCGCGGCGTGCCGCTTCTGGTCCAACTGTTCTACATCTATTACGCCCTGGGCCAGTTCGTGAAGGTGCCGGACATGGTGGCCGCCGTGGTTGCCATGAGCTTCTGTTACGGGGCCTACATGGGCGAGGTGTTCCGGGCGGGCATCCTGTCCATCTCCCACGGCCAGACCGAGGCCGCCCGCTCCCTGGGCTTCAACCGCTGGCAGACCATGTATTACGTGATCCTGCCCCAGGCCTGGCGGACCATTCTGCCGCCGGTCGGCAACGAATTCATCGCGCTGTTAAAGGACACCTCCCTGGTCTCCATCCTGGCCGTCTCCGACCTCCTGCGCCGGGGAAGGGAATTCGCCTCGGAGAGCTTTTTGTACTTCGAGACCTACACCCTGGTGGCCCTCATCTATCTCATCATCACCCTGATCCTCTCCAAACTGGTGAGCATCATGGAAGAGAGGCTTTCGCGCCATGTCACCCGCTAA
- a CDS encoding basic amino acid ABC transporter substrate-binding protein encodes MFKRTLLTVMALVLLTGTALAKDIVFATDATWPPMEFVGPDKEITGFAVDYMKAAGKEAGFTPVFKAVAWDGIFAGLDAGNYDAICSSVSITDERKNAMDFSTPYFKVRQALVVPKDSTVKKIEEMKGKTLGAQISTTGHFAIKKVEGIKDKSYDEVGLAFEDLFNGRIDGVVCDDPVAAQYALQNDKYKNALKIATIIEAGDEFYGIAMKKGNKEVLDLVNKGIKAVQDKGIDKELQKKWIGQ; translated from the coding sequence ATGTTCAAACGGACCCTGCTCACCGTGATGGCCCTCGTGCTGCTGACCGGCACGGCCCTGGCCAAAGACATCGTGTTCGCCACGGACGCCACCTGGCCACCCATGGAATTTGTCGGTCCCGACAAGGAAATCACCGGCTTCGCCGTCGACTATATGAAGGCCGCCGGCAAGGAAGCCGGATTCACCCCGGTGTTCAAGGCCGTGGCCTGGGACGGCATCTTCGCCGGTCTCGACGCCGGAAACTACGACGCCATCTGCTCCTCCGTGTCCATCACCGACGAGCGCAAAAACGCCATGGACTTCTCCACCCCCTATTTCAAAGTCCGTCAGGCCCTGGTGGTCCCCAAGGACAGCACGGTCAAGAAGATTGAGGAGATGAAGGGCAAGACCCTGGGCGCCCAGATCAGCACCACCGGCCACTTCGCCATCAAGAAGGTCGAGGGCATCAAGGACAAGTCCTATGACGAGGTCGGCCTGGCCTTCGAGGATCTGTTCAACGGCCGCATCGACGGCGTGGTGTGTGACGACCCCGTCGCCGCCCAGTACGCCCTGCAAAACGACAAGTACAAGAACGCCCTGAAGATCGCCACGATCATCGAGGCTGGCGACGAGTTCTACGGCATCGCCATGAAGAAGGGGAACAAGGAAGTGCTCGACCTGGTGAACAAGGGCATCAAGGCCGTCCAGGACAAGGGCATCGACAAGGAACTCCAGAAGAAGTGGATCGGCCAGTAA